Part of the uncultured Desulfobacter sp. genome, AAAGCCATCGAAGCCTGGCAAGAACTGGTAAAGGTCAATCCGATGGCCCGGACATCCGGGGGAAAACTTATTTCCGAACTGATTGAAACCCTGAAAAAGCAAGCCGAGTAGTGCATGGCTTAGACCGGGTTCTTCCCGCTGCACCCAGGGGGTGGAAATATGAAGTCATATATAAACCCATCCGCCATATCTATTTCAGGATATACCCGGATAAAAAGATTGTTCGGATTTCCGCGCCCGCCCAAGTCTCCCCCAAGACCTTGGTCCAGGCAATTCAGGCAAAATCCGCCTGGTTAAAGGAGAAGATGAGGTCCCCGGGCAATGTGGCCGTACCTTTGACGCCGGAACCTGCAATAAGAGACAGCCGCTCATGCATGCTATGGGGCAAATCACTGGCGGTGGTGCGTGAGAACGACACTGTCCGGCCCGTGATCTGTTTGACAACAGACTCCGAAATCACCGTCCGGGTGCCTTCCGGTTTTGGGGCAAAAAAAGAAGCAAATCTATGGAATCAATGGCTGCGTTCGCTTTTAAAGGAACGTATTCAAATGTTGCTTGAAAAATGGCAGCCGGCCATGGGCATTGCGCCGGCTGAATGTCGACTAAAAAAAATGAAGACCCGTTGGGGGTCTTGCAACACGAGAGCCAAACGCATATGGCTCAATGCATCTCTTGTGCACCTGGATCCTGCTCTGTTGGAATATGTGCTGGTCCATGAACTTGTTCACCTGCTGGAACCTGGTCACACGCGGCGGTTTTATGGGATTGTGGAAAAATACCTGCCGGACTGGCAGGATAGGGAATCACGCCTGAATCAAATAGCGTTGAATCAATTGGTTTCTAACTGAATATATAAAATCCTAAATTTTTTGCATAGGGTGGGGGATTGTAGAATTCTCCGTAAATGTAGTTTCCCTGGATCTGTCTGACCACGGCCCTGCGTTTAATCAATGACCGTTTAATATCATCCAGGTTAAATTCAACATCCAGAAAATCATTGACATGGATCCTGTGGGATTTGGATATTCGAAATCCAATGGCGGATAACGACACCTGTTCCACACGGATTTTCCCAAATTCTCCGGTTTTAAGGCGTTTGAACTGTCCCTGCAGGAATACTGATTTTCCAAAATTTTCAATATTCTCTTTTGGGATGGGTTCCGAGGGGCTTTTTTCACCGTCCTGGGTGCTTTCAAGGGCAATTTCTTTTTCCACCAGCCCCTGGATGTTTTCCGGCATGTCCGCCACTTCACTGTCCTGGTCCGGTTGCCGGGTCTTGGCCAAAGCCTGGGCCACAAGCGTTTTAAGCTGCCCTGCATCTTCACCTGCCATGGTGTGGGTCTGGATGGTAATCGCTGAAAAAATTTGTTTGTAATCCCCGGGCACCTTGGTTAATACTTTTTTTATTCTCTCCTGGGCCTTTTGGGCACCATCGGAATAGGTCAAAGGCAAAAGCGCAATAAAGCTGTTGTCGGCATACCTGAAAATCAAATCTTCCCTGCGTTTGGTTTTATTCAAAATGGCGGCAAGATCCTTGACCACTTTGTCACATCGTTCTTGACCGAGGGTTTCATGCTGCCTGGAAAGACCGTCAATCACCAGAATAAGTATGGAAAAAACCCGGCCGAACCGGGCCTGAAAATCATCGGTCCCGGTAACGATACGTTCAAAGCTGTATCTGTTTCTAAGTCCGGTCAGGCTGTCCCGGGTTGCCAGATTTGTCAATGCCTGGTGGTAGTATGACCGTTCAATGGCAATGCCCGCATATTCGGCAATGGCGGACAGCAGGTCAAGGTCTTGCTCGCTGAATGCCTCTTCATTGATTCGGTTGACCAATTCAATGACACCGAAAATTTTGTTGTCGGCTTTTAATGGAGCGGCAATAATAGAGAGGGTTTTGAACTGTGTGTATTTGTCCACCCGGCTGCTGAACCGTTTGTCGGACGTTACATCATCCACCACCAACGGCTTGCCGGTTTTCATGACATGCCCTGCAATACCTTCTCCTTTGGGCAGCCTCACCCCTTGCAAACGCTTGCTGTTGGTGCCGACCACCACGGAAAAAACAAGATCTCCGGTTTTGGTATCCTTGAGAAGGATAGACCAGTGGCAGGGTTGAAAAATACAGCCCACCCGGTACAAAACGATATCAAGGACTTCCTTGACGGTTTTGGCTTTGGACAGGGATTTGCCCATCTCAAATCCAATGTCTGCGGGCAAAGACGCGTCCCGGCTTAGGGCGGTATCCGTTGTGCTGTCTGTGGGGTCTCCCTGGTAGTAATATTTTGTATTGGCCCGGGACAGCTTGATATTTGCCCAGAGCAGGTTTTCTTTGAGTTGATCTATGGTTGGAAATACAAACTGGTAAAAGGCGGAGATCTCTTCAATCTCTTTGTTCATTTCAAGGATGCAATTGATGATATCCACTTTTTCCGGATTGATGCAGGCTTCCACCTCGGGGGGAAGGATGGGCGGTCGAATGAAATCAAATGATCCCATCCCCTGGGTCCAGCACAAAAAATCGGCCATACAGACAATGGCGATCAATTGTTTTTCATCATGGGTCAGGCCGTGATCTTCAAATGACTGGTGGTGGTATTTTACGGCAAGCACCAGATTTTCAGGCAGCTGCCACCGGGTGCAGAAAAAAGCTCCGATATCATCATGGCCCAGGCCCAGTTCGGACCGTTCCTTTTCAATGACAAGATCGGTGGATTCCGACAGATTCCTGATAAATTCGCCATAGTTTCGATGGCCCTGCAGATCTAAAAAAATCTTACCCACGTCATGAAGCAAACCGGCTGTATAGGCTTCTTCCGGGTTCGGGTATTCAATTTTTTGGGCGATCTTCATGCTCAGCACCGCCACCGCAAGGCTGTGGCGCCAGAACATCAGCCGGTTAAATTCTTTTGTCTGGCCGTTTTTAAATATTTTTTCGAAAATGGCCATGCCCAGGGCCAGCTTTTTGATTTCATCCAGGCCAAGGATAACAACGGCGTCTGACAGGGTCGTTACTTTTCTGGTTAATCCGTAAAATGCCGAATTGACAAGTTCCAGCACCCGGATGGAAATACCGGGATCCGTCTCCACGATTTTTGCCACCTCTTCTAAGGATGCTGTATCATCCCTTGATACGTCAAGCAGTTTGGCCGCGACCTGGGGAAAACTCGGCAGGGTATCCCGGTCAAGGGTTAAAACGGCTTGGATATCCGATTGGGATGGAAGATTTAGCTTATCAGTCATTTGCATGGCACCATTTTATGTAACACCTGACTTTTTGCGGTTTCAGAAAATTTCGCCGGAAAATTTAACTCGGGCGGTAAGACCCAATGCGCCACTTGGCTTGTCCTATATCCAATTGCCTGGCTCAGGGCTGTATGTAATTATCAATTTCCGGGTACCGTGCCCTAAAAATCTTAAATTCATTGATTGTCCGTTCATCTGACGTATCAAGGGCAAATAACCGGCTTAAAATATCTGCCGCATCAGATATTTTATTGTTTTTTTCGCCGGGTTCGGTTTCGATGAGGCGCAACCGGCCGAGCAGGGCAAATTTATCTTCGGACACAGACAATACCTCATCATAAAAAGTCCTTGCCAAATCGTATTGTTGCATCTGCAGGCAGGCATCGGCGATGCGGGTTTTAGCAATGGCTGGATTCATTCCGGAAACCATGGCTTTTTCCCACAGCTTTTTCGCTTTTTGGTATTCCTTATTTCCCCGGGCGCAATCAGCTAATCCGTCCATTGCATAGACATTCCTGGGGTCAATCTCCAGAATCTGTTCGAACAGCGTCTTTGCGTTGGAAAAATCGTCTTGCCTGCGGTAAAAATTGGCCAGCGCACCAATGGCTCTGGGATTTCTGGGTTGTTTTGAGACTAGTTTTTCAAGAAGAGGGCCGGCCAGATCAAATGCCCTGAGGCGAACATAAAGATTGCCAAGCCCCGAGAGCGCAAAGGGATCATCGGGATTCAAATCAATGGATTTTTCATATATCTGTCTGGCGGCCGGGAAGTTCCCTTTTTTGGTTAAGGCATCAGCAAGCCGGGTCATCACCAGATAGTTTTCCGGATATGCATCAAGGGCCTCACTCCAGATCTCTATGGCGCCCGCCAGGTCATTGGTTCCCCTGTATGCATCGCCAAGACCGGACATGGCAAAGGGATTCAGCGGATCAGCCTCAAGGCACATTTGATAATATTTTGCGGCAGTCTTGAATTTTTTTTGCATACGCTTGGCATCACCTAGTGCAACCAGTACATAGGGGTTTTTAGGTGATACGTCCAGGGCGGAGAGCAGTAAAGGCTCAGCTTGATCGGGCTTTCGGGAACGAATGAGTGCCCTGGCCTTTTTGCAAAGGTTTAATGCGTTGATTGAATTGGTCTGATTGTCTTGTTTTTTTTCTTTAACACTTTTCTGCATTAGCTATATGCCTAATCACGTATTCGTATACGTTTCAGTTATGGTGCTTGGTTTTGCGAATTTGATTATCTAGTATCTAATCGTGTGAGTGAATTTTTGTCAATGAGAAAAATTAAAAATCGGCATCATTGAAATATATAATCTGTTTATGGGCGCATGACGGTGAAAATATATTGGCCCGGTTTTAAAAATTTGATAAAGGTTTTATATGTATGATGTCATGATTATTGGTGCTGGACCTGCCGGAACAACTGCCGGATACCTTTTATCCAGATCCGGGTTTTCGGTCCTTTTGCTGGACAGAAAAAATTTTCCCAGGAAAAAAGCATGCGCGGGCGGCATTACGCCCAAGGCCATGAATTTTTTTCCCTTTGATATTTCAGGCCTTGTTCGCCGTACCTGTCGGGAAGTTAAAATTATCCGGCCCGGCAACGCCTCTTTTGTTGTAAAAGCCAAAACCCCTTTATGCTACATTACCAAACGGATGGATCTAGATGCCTATGCCCTGGACAAAGCAATACAGGCCGGCTGCAGGTTTAAAAAAATAGATAAAATCATCGGGCTTGATCAAGATGCGCATGGTGTCAGCCTGACCCTGTCGTGGGACGGCAAAACCGATGTCGTCAGCGCAGGATTTTTGATTGGCGCCGATGGTGCAAATTCAAAAATCCGCAGGCTCATTGGTGGGGACGGTTCGGGTCTCATCAAACTGCCTGCCCTGGAAGCGGATGTACCTGTCAATAATGCAGGGCAATATCATATGACATTTGATTTTTCCAGAAAGATAAGCGGTTATTACTGGATGTTTCCCCGGAAAGAGCATGTGAATATCGGCATTTTCAGTGCCACATCCCAAGGCACCATGAATCAGCATTTACTGAAAAATTATGCCCGTGAACATTTAAATACTGAACTGCTGACCGATGTAAAAGGGTACCCCATTGCCACAAGTTCAGGCACGACATATCTGGGAAAAAATCGTGTGATTTTGACAGGAGATGCGGCCGGCCTGTCCGAACCTTTGTTGGGGGAAGGTATCTATTCTGCAGTAAAATCCGGCACCCTTTCAGCCTGGGCCGTTGAATATGCGTCCGGCCGTAAGTCTTCTGTGCCGTCCGAGGCTATTGGCTGGTACAGGCACGCCCTTAGGGGGATGGGCATGGATTTGCGGCTTTATCGCGGATGTGCATCTATCCTATATAAATATCCAAAAGGGGCCCTTGCTTTGGGATCATGTCGTATTTTGCATAATTTATTTTCCAGGGGATATGCCAAGGGCAAAACCCTGCATGAAGTGTTAATGCCCTTTTCATTTAAAATTTAAAATCAGTATTTCTGCTTCTTATTTATTTGTTCAATGTATGAAAATACAAAAATGTATCGATCTCCACACCAGATTTTTGTCTAAACCTATGAAATAACATTAATGCAATCTATTATAATTCAAAAATGTTATTTTGGCCGGGTATGGCCCAGGCGATGTGCAATGTTTTTCATAGTTATATCTCCTTCAAATTCAGTATCTTATATTTAAATTTTAAAAAAATTTTTTTTTGGCACCCCTCTTGCTCTCTACAGAAGCCATAAAGCGCAAATGATTTTTAATGCACAATTAACAAGGGAGTTAAAATGAAAAAAGTTGTGGCAGTAATCAAACCGTTTAAAGTGGATGAGGTTAAAGATGCTTTAGCCAAAATCAGCATTAACGGTATGACCATTTCAGAAGTCAAAGGCTTTGGCCGTCAGAAAGGACACAAAGAGGTGTACCGCGGCGCAGAATATCAGACAGACTTTGTACCCAAAGTTGAATTGAAAATCTGTGTTGCAGATGAGCAGGCCCAGGCTGTGGTGGATACAATAGTAGAAACAGCGAAAACAGGAAAAATCGGTGACGGTAAAATATTTGTTCTTCCTGTGGAAGATGTTGTTCGTATTCGTACAGGTGAAACCGGAACAGAAGCGTTATAAAATTTATATAATTTAAGGAGATAAAAAATGAAATATGTACTGATGATTCTAACTTCGCTGGCGTTTACCATCACCGCGGCATGGGCCGGGGACGAGGCCCCGACCGTGCTTTCAAATGCAGATGCCATTGCACTGGTCCAGACCCATGCCAACTATGTGTGGACACTTGTTGCCGCTGTGCTTGTTTTCTTTATGCAGGCAGGCTTTGCCATGGTTGAAGCCGGGTTCACCCGTGCTAAAAACGCCGTAAATATCATGATGAAGAACTTGATGGACTTTTCCATGGGTTCACTTTTTTACTGGGCTGTTGGTTTCGGTTTGATGTTCGGCACATCTAAAACCGGTTTTTTTGGTACCACCGGCTTTTTTCTAAGTGATTTCAAGTTGGATGGAGACCCCTGGGTATTGGCATTTTGGATGTTCCAGGTCGTGTTTGCTGCAACAGCTGCCACCATCGTTTCCGGTGCCATGGCCGAACGTACCAAATTTACAGGGTACCTGGTGTACAGTGCGGTTCTGTCTGCGTTGATCTATCCCATCTTTGGTTCCTGGGCCTGGGGATCACTGTTCAACGGTTCCGGTTGGCTTGAAGGTCTTGGGTTTATCGATTTTGCAGGGTCCACAGTTGTTCACTCTGTGGGTGGCTGGGCTGCATTGGCCGGTGCCATCGTTTTAGGTCCCCGGCTTGGCAAATTTACCAAAGACGGCGGTATTAAACCCATTCTGGGTCACAATATTCCCCTGGCAGCCCTTGGCGTATTCATCCTGTGGGTGGGCTGGTTCGGTTTCAACCCCGGTTCCACCACCACAGCGGATACATCCATTGCAATGATTTTTGTTAACACCAATATGGCTGCAGCCACAGGCGCTGTAGTGGCCATGATAGTTTCCTGGGTTAAATTTGGAAAACCTGAAGTGGGTATGAGTTTGAATGGTGCTCTGGCCGGCCTGGTCGGCATTACCGCCGGCTGTGCCAATGTTACACCGGGTTCCTCTATCATAATCGGCGCTGTTGCCGGTATTCTGGTTGTTTTCTCTGTTATGTTTTTTGATAAAATTAGAATTGATGATCCCGTCGGCGCAATTTCAGTACACGGTGTTTGCGGTGCCTGGGGTACCCTTGCTGCAGGTATCTTTAACATCGGTGGCACAACCGTAAAAATTATGTCCGTACAGTGCATCGGTATCGTTTCCTGCTTTGCATGGACATTTTGCACAGCGTTCATTCTTTTTAAAATCATCGACTCTACCATGGGCCTGAGGGTGTCTCCCGAAGAAGAGATGGAAGGCCTGGACTCCACAGAACATGGTGGCAATGCATATCCTGACTTTACAGGTAACTTTTAATTAATTATGCCCCGGGCGGCTGTTGCAACATTGTAAACAGCAGCCCGGCATCCTCCCTATGCAGATATTATCAAGTAAAGTTCCCCCAAGCTCCTGCATATTTGCTTCGCGTCCTCCTTACACGCGAAAGGCTTAAACCACCTGCCGCCTCCCTCCAAGGCGGCAGGTTTTATCATTTCGAAACAGAACTACTTCTTTTAGATCATGAATAGGTTTACCCGACAGGTCATCGATGTGATCAGATCCATACCCAATGGGTGCGTGACTTCCTATGGCCGGGTGGCCACCCTTGCCGGCAATCCCAGGGGGGCCAGGCAGGTTTCAAGAATCCTTTATTCCATGTCCGCAAAACATGAATTGCCCTGGCATCGCGTGGTAAATGCATCTGGAAAAATCAGTTTACCCAAGGGCAGGGGGCATGAACTACAAAAAGCGCTATTGGAATCTGAAGGAGTTTTTGTGTCTCCTGCCGGTGCTGTTGATCTGGATACCTATCTATGGATACCCTAAATATATGGCGGTTTTGTGATGGATTGTTTTTTTTCTCTTGACCCGGGACAGGTAACCCTCTAAACCCGTGTGTGATACTTTAGAGGAGATGCGTTTTTTATGACAGCTTTGGTCAGCCGGCCGGTTGCCGGTATTTTTTTAGGTGCAATCATTATCAGTTTTTCAAGTGTGATGGTGGCACTGTCCCATGTCGATCCATTGATTTCAGCGTTTTACCGTGTGTTTTTCGGGTGTCTGTTTTTGATGATCCCCTGTGGATTAAACCATGAATTCCAACACATTAATCCTAAAGCGAGTTTGACGGCTGTGGGATGCGGCGTTTTTTTTGCCGTGGACCTTATCTCCTGGCATATTTGCATTGGATATGTGGGGCCGGGGCTGGCCACCATTCTCGGTAATTTTCAGGTTTTTATCATGGCCCTGGCAGGCGCTTTGTTGTTCAAAGAGAGGCTGGGGCCTGCCTATATGCTTGCCTTACCCCTGGCGATTCTGGGGTTGTATATGATTATCGGCCTGGATATGGCGCAGTTAACACCCAAATATCTGACCGGTGTGGGATTGGGAATTATAACGGCCTTGAGTTACAGTGTTTTTCTTTTGCTCATGCGATTTATCCACTCCGGATCTGATGTGCCCATGTTTCGTTACCAGGTCATTATGACAGGATGTTGTGCACTAATTATTGGTGCCATCGCGATGTTTATGGGCAGATCCTTTGTTATTCCGGACGTGACATCTTTGGCGGCTCTGGCCGGACTCGGTATTTTATCCCAGGGGCTTGCGTGGGTCATTATATCCCATTATCTTCCCCGGGTGGCGACCTCCAGGGCGGGGTTGATTTTGTTGCTGCAGCCGGCATTGTCATTTGTATGGGACGTCGTGTTCTTTGACCGGCCCACGGGTATGATCGGCTGGATCGGGGTGTCTGTGGTGCTGGCCGCCATCTACATGGGGATGGCGCGTAGGACCTGATTTATCAAAGAAATATCAGGTCGAAGGTGTCCCGGGTGATGTGCAGCCGGGCATCTTAAATGCCGGTTTTATGATATTATCCGATGCCAGACATTTGAGGACATCCATGGCATTGCCAGTGACAAAGGCGTGCATCCGGATTCTGTTTTCAACAAGCCGGGCCGCGTAAGTTTCTGAAATGGCGCCGCAAACCAGGGCCGTGACTTTTTCACGGTTTAAAAGCGCTGCCAGGGCAGCAATATCGTCCGGTTTGAAAGACTCATATTTTTTATTATGAATGCTTTGATTGTCAATGTCGGCAATCAAAAGCGTTTGTGCTGCGTCAAACACAGGAGAGACCCGGTTTCCCCAGGTGGTAATCGCAATTTTCATTGTCTCCTCCTCTTAGCAATTTTTTTTGCCGGTTTTAAAAATGCAAAGGCTGTGCCTTAACAGCCGGGGATATACAATAGCTGCAAACCCTTGTCGGTCTTGAACAATTATACACCGGCAGATGTCATGGGTGCTGCCGTTGTTGCAAAAAAGAGACTTGTAAACGGTATTTGGTTGCACGGCCAATCTCTTTTATAACTGGATACCCAGTTTTTTGATGCGCCGGAACAGGGTGCTTTTGTGAATACCCAGATCCCGCGCTGCGGCATTCCGGTTATTGTTGTTCCGTTTCAATGCATCCGTAATCATTTTAATTTGAGCCGCCACCACTGGGTTTTTATCTCCACCGGTTTGATGTTCCGATTTTGCTGCAAGGGACGGCGGCAGATGGTCCATGGTAATATACTCTTTGGCACACAGCACAAAGGCATGTTCAATGATATTTTCAAGCTCCCTGATATTTCCGGGAAAATCATGGGCCATGAATGCGGCAAGCACCTCAGCGGAGAGTCCCTGGATCATCTTGTTTCGACGCAGGTTCAACCGTGATATGAACTGGTCCACCAGATAGGGGATATCCTCCATTCTATGGCGCAGGGGCGGCAGGGATATTTTGATGACATTGATACGATAGTAAAGATCCTGGCGAAATTCATTGTTTTCCACCATGGTCGTCAGATTCTTATTGGTGGCAGCGATGATTCGGACGTTGGATTGCTCTTTGCTTATGCCGCCAAGGGGGGTATACTCGCGTTCCTGGAGCACCCGCAGCAGTCTGACTTGGAAGGCCGGGCTCGTGTCTGCAATTTCATCAAGAAATATTGTGCCGTTGTCCGCCAGGGCAAAATGGCCGGGTTTGTCTTTAACGGCATGGGTGAATGCCCCTTTTTTGTATCCAAACAGTTCCGATTCCAGCAATGTATCCGGCAGGGCCCCGCAGTTGATGGCCACAAAAGGGGCATCTTTTCTGTGGCTGGTATTGTGAATGGCCTTTGCCATCAACTCTTTTCCGGTACCGGTTTCCCCTTCGATCAAAACGGATGAATCGCTTTCTGCAATCTGGGGCAGGATATTGAAAATATTTTTCATGGCACTGGAGTTGCTCACCATATCGCCGACCCGGACCCCGCCGGTCAACTCTTTTCTCAGGGCTTCCACCACAGAGTGGTCCCTGAAGGTTTCCACCCCGCCTAAAACCTCTCCATTTTTATCAATGAGCAGGGAGGTTGATGCGGTGATGGGAATTTTTTTTTGTTGGGTGTTAATGATGTATGCGGAACTTGATATAAAGGGTTTGCCCTGGTCCATTGTTTTTTTCAAGGCACAGCCTTGTTCACACATGTTGGAGCGAAAAACATCCCAGCAGTGGCACCCGATGGCATCCTGACGGCGGATGCCGGTAATCTCTTCGGCGGCCCGGTTAAAAGATGTGATTTTCCAATTGTAATCAATGGTAAAGACCCCGTCGGAAATTGAATCCAGAATAATTTTGGTGGTGTCAATATTTAGCGGGGTATTGTTATCATTTGGGGACATGTCGGAGAATCCTTTTTTATTTAACCCTGATTTAAATCATATCAAAGGCTTTTTTGCAAACATTGTGTATGATTTTTTTTAACCTACATCGCAAAATTGCCACGGCTTCAAAGCCTTCGTTAATAACTATGATTAGATGATAGTTCCAGGTATATTTGCACTTATGCAACCATATTCTATGTAAAGCCTAACCAAATAGATTTCAAATTTGCAACTACGACCATGGGGCAAATATATACACAATAATGACGCTGTGAAGCACATAAATATAATCGGGCACGGGTTGCGATCACTGTGTTTTATGAAAATATTATTGAAAAACTGTTTTTATAATTAAAGTAAATTCAAAACACGACCGAAAAATAGTCTAAGGGTTTAACAGATAAAAAATGTACTGCCTTCCAACCGGCAACCTATAAGACAGGAGATACGCGAACATGAACATGACCGCAAAATCGCTTACAGCACAGGAGAGCGTCCAGGAGAGAACACCTTTGATTTCTGTGGATAAGCTTCAGAGCGTACAGAAAAATGTTGAAAATACAGAGGCAAAGGAAAACAAGGTCTCTTCCAGCCAGAAAGACAAACAGCAGATGAGTACCGAAGAGGTTAAAGAGGTTGTAGAGTCTTTCCAGGAGATGTCCGAGACCATTCAAACCAAGTTGAGTTTTTCGGTTGATGAAGAGAACAATGAAATCGTTGTAAAAATTTTTGATAAGGAATCCGAAGAGTTGATTCGGCAGTTCCCATCAGATGAGATGCTCTCTTTACAGGATAAAATGAGTGATCTTGCAGGCTTTTTGTTTGACCAGAAAGTTTAAAATTTAAACCGTTTTATAGCCGATAAACAATCGTACCCCTTGTGTTTTAGACTTTGCCTTTCCTGTCGCTTAAAACCCAGTATTAAAGTGTTAATGCTTTATACCGGGTTTTTTGTTTTTTCTAACAAACCTGCGCCTAGGACGACGCCGATAATCAATACCCCGCCGATGAGCGTTGAAACCTCAGGTA contains:
- a CDS encoding SprT family zinc-dependent metalloprotease, whose product is MHGLDRVLPAAPRGWKYEVIYKPIRHIYFRIYPDKKIVRISAPAQVSPKTLVQAIQAKSAWLKEKMRSPGNVAVPLTPEPAIRDSRSCMLWGKSLAVVRENDTVRPVICLTTDSEITVRVPSGFGAKKEANLWNQWLRSLLKERIQMLLEKWQPAMGIAPAECRLKKMKTRWGSCNTRAKRIWLNASLVHLDPALLEYVLVHELVHLLEPGHTRRFYGIVEKYLPDWQDRESRLNQIALNQLVSN
- a CDS encoding HDOD domain-containing protein codes for the protein MTDKLNLPSQSDIQAVLTLDRDTLPSFPQVAAKLLDVSRDDTASLEEVAKIVETDPGISIRVLELVNSAFYGLTRKVTTLSDAVVILGLDEIKKLALGMAIFEKIFKNGQTKEFNRLMFWRHSLAVAVLSMKIAQKIEYPNPEEAYTAGLLHDVGKIFLDLQGHRNYGEFIRNLSESTDLVIEKERSELGLGHDDIGAFFCTRWQLPENLVLAVKYHHQSFEDHGLTHDEKQLIAIVCMADFLCWTQGMGSFDFIRPPILPPEVEACINPEKVDIINCILEMNKEIEEISAFYQFVFPTIDQLKENLLWANIKLSRANTKYYYQGDPTDSTTDTALSRDASLPADIGFEMGKSLSKAKTVKEVLDIVLYRVGCIFQPCHWSILLKDTKTGDLVFSVVVGTNSKRLQGVRLPKGEGIAGHVMKTGKPLVVDDVTSDKRFSSRVDKYTQFKTLSIIAAPLKADNKIFGVIELVNRINEEAFSEQDLDLLSAIAEYAGIAIERSYYHQALTNLATRDSLTGLRNRYSFERIVTGTDDFQARFGRVFSILILVIDGLSRQHETLGQERCDKVVKDLAAILNKTKRREDLIFRYADNSFIALLPLTYSDGAQKAQERIKKVLTKVPGDYKQIFSAITIQTHTMAGEDAGQLKTLVAQALAKTRQPDQDSEVADMPENIQGLVEKEIALESTQDGEKSPSEPIPKENIENFGKSVFLQGQFKRLKTGEFGKIRVEQVSLSAIGFRISKSHRIHVNDFLDVEFNLDDIKRSLIKRRAVVRQIQGNYIYGEFYNPPPYAKNLGFYIFS
- a CDS encoding tetratricopeptide repeat protein, with the protein product MQKSVKEKKQDNQTNSINALNLCKKARALIRSRKPDQAEPLLLSALDVSPKNPYVLVALGDAKRMQKKFKTAAKYYQMCLEADPLNPFAMSGLGDAYRGTNDLAGAIEIWSEALDAYPENYLVMTRLADALTKKGNFPAARQIYEKSIDLNPDDPFALSGLGNLYVRLRAFDLAGPLLEKLVSKQPRNPRAIGALANFYRRQDDFSNAKTLFEQILEIDPRNVYAMDGLADCARGNKEYQKAKKLWEKAMVSGMNPAIAKTRIADACLQMQQYDLARTFYDEVLSVSEDKFALLGRLRLIETEPGEKNNKISDAADILSRLFALDTSDERTINEFKIFRARYPEIDNYIQP
- a CDS encoding geranylgeranyl reductase family protein, yielding MIIGAGPAGTTAGYLLSRSGFSVLLLDRKNFPRKKACAGGITPKAMNFFPFDISGLVRRTCREVKIIRPGNASFVVKAKTPLCYITKRMDLDAYALDKAIQAGCRFKKIDKIIGLDQDAHGVSLTLSWDGKTDVVSAGFLIGADGANSKIRRLIGGDGSGLIKLPALEADVPVNNAGQYHMTFDFSRKISGYYWMFPRKEHVNIGIFSATSQGTMNQHLLKNYAREHLNTELLTDVKGYPIATSSGTTYLGKNRVILTGDAAGLSEPLLGEGIYSAVKSGTLSAWAVEYASGRKSSVPSEAIGWYRHALRGMGMDLRLYRGCASILYKYPKGALALGSCRILHNLFSRGYAKGKTLHEVLMPFSFKI
- a CDS encoding P-II family nitrogen regulator, giving the protein MKKVVAVIKPFKVDEVKDALAKISINGMTISEVKGFGRQKGHKEVYRGAEYQTDFVPKVELKICVADEQAQAVVDTIVETAKTGKIGDGKIFVLPVEDVVRIRTGETGTEAL
- the amt gene encoding ammonium transporter, producing MKYVLMILTSLAFTITAAWAGDEAPTVLSNADAIALVQTHANYVWTLVAAVLVFFMQAGFAMVEAGFTRAKNAVNIMMKNLMDFSMGSLFYWAVGFGLMFGTSKTGFFGTTGFFLSDFKLDGDPWVLAFWMFQVVFAATAATIVSGAMAERTKFTGYLVYSAVLSALIYPIFGSWAWGSLFNGSGWLEGLGFIDFAGSTVVHSVGGWAALAGAIVLGPRLGKFTKDGGIKPILGHNIPLAALGVFILWVGWFGFNPGSTTTADTSIAMIFVNTNMAAATGAVVAMIVSWVKFGKPEVGMSLNGALAGLVGITAGCANVTPGSSIIIGAVAGILVVFSVMFFDKIRIDDPVGAISVHGVCGAWGTLAAGIFNIGGTTVKIMSVQCIGIVSCFAWTFCTAFILFKIIDSTMGLRVSPEEEMEGLDSTEHGGNAYPDFTGNF
- a CDS encoding MGMT family protein: MNRFTRQVIDVIRSIPNGCVTSYGRVATLAGNPRGARQVSRILYSMSAKHELPWHRVVNASGKISLPKGRGHELQKALLESEGVFVSPAGAVDLDTYLWIP
- a CDS encoding DMT family transporter, which encodes MTALVSRPVAGIFLGAIIISFSSVMVALSHVDPLISAFYRVFFGCLFLMIPCGLNHEFQHINPKASLTAVGCGVFFAVDLISWHICIGYVGPGLATILGNFQVFIMALAGALLFKERLGPAYMLALPLAILGLYMIIGLDMAQLTPKYLTGVGLGIITALSYSVFLLLMRFIHSGSDVPMFRYQVIMTGCCALIIGAIAMFMGRSFVIPDVTSLAALAGLGILSQGLAWVIISHYLPRVATSRAGLILLLQPALSFVWDVVFFDRPTGMIGWIGVSVVLAAIYMGMARRT
- a CDS encoding NifB/NifX family molybdenum-iron cluster-binding protein, yielding MKIAITTWGNRVSPVFDAAQTLLIADIDNQSIHNKKYESFKPDDIAALAALLNREKVTALVCGAISETYAARLVENRIRMHAFVTGNAMDVLKCLASDNIIKPAFKMPGCTSPGTPST
- a CDS encoding sigma 54-interacting transcriptional regulator; amino-acid sequence: MSPNDNNTPLNIDTTKIILDSISDGVFTIDYNWKITSFNRAAEEITGIRRQDAIGCHCWDVFRSNMCEQGCALKKTMDQGKPFISSSAYIINTQQKKIPITASTSLLIDKNGEVLGGVETFRDHSVVEALRKELTGGVRVGDMVSNSSAMKNIFNILPQIAESDSSVLIEGETGTGKELMAKAIHNTSHRKDAPFVAINCGALPDTLLESELFGYKKGAFTHAVKDKPGHFALADNGTIFLDEIADTSPAFQVRLLRVLQEREYTPLGGISKEQSNVRIIAATNKNLTTMVENNEFRQDLYYRINVIKISLPPLRHRMEDIPYLVDQFISRLNLRRNKMIQGLSAEVLAAFMAHDFPGNIRELENIIEHAFVLCAKEYITMDHLPPSLAAKSEHQTGGDKNPVVAAQIKMITDALKRNNNNRNAAARDLGIHKSTLFRRIKKLGIQL